A window of the Salvelinus fontinalis isolate EN_2023a chromosome 14, ASM2944872v1, whole genome shotgun sequence genome harbors these coding sequences:
- the pde4ba gene encoding cAMP-specific 3',5'-cyclic phosphodiesterase 4B isoform X3, translated as MPEANYLLSVSWGYIKFKRMLNRELTHLSEMSRSGNQVSEFISNTFMDKQNDMDMPSVTPKEKAGRERKKQQQLMTQITGVKKVSYGPSLSNSSISRFGVKTDKEDMLSKELEDLNKWGLNIFTVAEYSEHRPLTCIMYAIFQERDLLKTFKIPTETFVAYMMTLEDHYHGDVAYHNSLHAADVAQSTHILLSTPALDAVFSDLEILAAIFAAAIHDVDHPGVSNQFLINTNSELALMYNDESVLENHHLAVGFKLLQEDNCDIFQSLTKKQRQSLRKMVIEMVLATDMSKHMSLLADLKTMVETKKVTSSGVLLLDNYTDRIQVLRNMVHCADLSNPTKSLELYRQWTDRIMEEFFHQGDRERERGMEISPMCDKHTASVEKSQVGFIDYIVHPLWETWADLVHPDAQDILDTLEDNRNWYQSMIPQSPSPPWTTEQQEQGGGEGGQAGDKFQFELTLEEEDSEGTEKDEQSQGDEEEEEDVLGESSRSPVDYFDCQDPEESMEPTSSIAIITHDASPTDT; from the exons ACAAACAGAACGACATGGACATGCCATCTGTGACGCCCAAGGAGAAGGCTGGTCGGGAGAGGAAGAAGCAGCAACAGCTGATGACTCAGATCACTGGAGTGAAGAAGGTCTCTTATGGACCCTCCCTCTCCAACTCCTCCATCTCACGTTTCGGGGTCAAGACGGACAAGGAGGACATGCTCTCCAAGGAACTGGAGGATCTGAATAAGTGGGGTCTGAACATCTTTACCGTGGCAGAGTACTCCGAACATAGACCTCTCACCTGTATCATGTACGCCATCTTCCAG GAGAGAGACCTGCTGAAGACCTTTAAGATCCCGACAGAGACGTTTGTTGCCTACATGATGACCCTGGAGGACCACTACCATGGAGACGTGGCCTACCACAACAGCCTCCACGCGGCAGACGTGGCCCAGTCCACACACATCCTGCTCTCTACACCAGCCCTCGAT GCGGTCTTCAGCGATCTAGAGATCTTGGCGGCCATCTTTGCTGCAGCAATCCATGATGTGGACCACCCGGGGGTGTCCAACCAGTTCCTCATCAATACCA ACTCTGAGCTAGCCCTGATGTACAACGATGAGTCCGTGTTAGAGAACCACCATCTAGCTGTGGGCTTCAAGCTGCTGCAGGAGGACAACTGTGACATCTTCCAGAGCCTGACCAAGAAGCAGAGGCAGAGTCTGAGGAAGATGGTCATCGAAATGGTTCTGGCCACTGACATGTCCAAGCACATGAGTCTGTTAGCTGACCTGAAGACCATGGTGGAGACCAAGAAGGTGACCAGCTCTGGGGTCCTGCTGCTGGACAACTACACCGACAGAATACAG gtGCTGAGGAACATGGTTCACTGTGCTGACCTGAGTAACCCTACCAAGTCTCTGGAGCTGTACCGTCAGTGGACCGACCGCATCATGGAGGAGTTCTTCcaccagggagacagggagagggagagaggcatggagatCAGCCCCATGTGTGACAAACACACTGCCTCAGTAGAGAAAAGCCAG gtgGGTTTCATAGACTACATCGTCCACCCTCTGTGGGAGACGTGGGCTGACCTGGTGCACCCTGACGCTCAGGACATCCTGGACACTCTGGAGGACAACAGGAACTGGTATCAGAGCATGATTCCCCAGAGCCCCTCTCCTCCCTGGACCACGGAGCAGCaggagcagggtggaggtgaagggGGCCAGGCGGGAGACAAGTTCCAGTTTGAACTCACCCTGGAGGAGGAGGACTCTGAGGGTAcagagaaagatgaacagagccagggggatgaggaggaggaagaggatgtttTGGGGGAGTCGTCTCGGTCTCCGGTTGACTACTTTGACTGTCAGGACCCCGAGGAATCCATGGAGCCCACGTCATCCATAGCGATAATTACCCACGATGCATCACCCACAGACACTTAA
- the pde4ba gene encoding cAMP-specific 3',5'-cyclic phosphodiesterase 4B isoform X2 codes for MGACCLEKKERKLGKLNGWRKFKRMLNRELTHLSEMSRSGNQVSEFISNTFMDKQNDMDMPSVTPKEKAGRERKKQQQLMTQITGVKKVSYGPSLSNSSISRFGVKTDKEDMLSKELEDLNKWGLNIFTVAEYSEHRPLTCIMYAIFQERDLLKTFKIPTETFVAYMMTLEDHYHGDVAYHNSLHAADVAQSTHILLSTPALDAVFSDLEILAAIFAAAIHDVDHPGVSNQFLINTNSELALMYNDESVLENHHLAVGFKLLQEDNCDIFQSLTKKQRQSLRKMVIEMVLATDMSKHMSLLADLKTMVETKKVTSSGVLLLDNYTDRIQVLRNMVHCADLSNPTKSLELYRQWTDRIMEEFFHQGDRERERGMEISPMCDKHTASVEKSQVGFIDYIVHPLWETWADLVHPDAQDILDTLEDNRNWYQSMIPQSPSPPWTTEQQEQGGGEGGQAGDKFQFELTLEEEDSEGTEKDEQSQGDEEEEEDVLGESSRSPVDYFDCQDPEESMEPTSSIAIITHDASPTDT; via the exons ACAAACAGAACGACATGGACATGCCATCTGTGACGCCCAAGGAGAAGGCTGGTCGGGAGAGGAAGAAGCAGCAACAGCTGATGACTCAGATCACTGGAGTGAAGAAGGTCTCTTATGGACCCTCCCTCTCCAACTCCTCCATCTCACGTTTCGGGGTCAAGACGGACAAGGAGGACATGCTCTCCAAGGAACTGGAGGATCTGAATAAGTGGGGTCTGAACATCTTTACCGTGGCAGAGTACTCCGAACATAGACCTCTCACCTGTATCATGTACGCCATCTTCCAG GAGAGAGACCTGCTGAAGACCTTTAAGATCCCGACAGAGACGTTTGTTGCCTACATGATGACCCTGGAGGACCACTACCATGGAGACGTGGCCTACCACAACAGCCTCCACGCGGCAGACGTGGCCCAGTCCACACACATCCTGCTCTCTACACCAGCCCTCGAT GCGGTCTTCAGCGATCTAGAGATCTTGGCGGCCATCTTTGCTGCAGCAATCCATGATGTGGACCACCCGGGGGTGTCCAACCAGTTCCTCATCAATACCA ACTCTGAGCTAGCCCTGATGTACAACGATGAGTCCGTGTTAGAGAACCACCATCTAGCTGTGGGCTTCAAGCTGCTGCAGGAGGACAACTGTGACATCTTCCAGAGCCTGACCAAGAAGCAGAGGCAGAGTCTGAGGAAGATGGTCATCGAAATGGTTCTGGCCACTGACATGTCCAAGCACATGAGTCTGTTAGCTGACCTGAAGACCATGGTGGAGACCAAGAAGGTGACCAGCTCTGGGGTCCTGCTGCTGGACAACTACACCGACAGAATACAG gtGCTGAGGAACATGGTTCACTGTGCTGACCTGAGTAACCCTACCAAGTCTCTGGAGCTGTACCGTCAGTGGACCGACCGCATCATGGAGGAGTTCTTCcaccagggagacagggagagggagagaggcatggagatCAGCCCCATGTGTGACAAACACACTGCCTCAGTAGAGAAAAGCCAG gtgGGTTTCATAGACTACATCGTCCACCCTCTGTGGGAGACGTGGGCTGACCTGGTGCACCCTGACGCTCAGGACATCCTGGACACTCTGGAGGACAACAGGAACTGGTATCAGAGCATGATTCCCCAGAGCCCCTCTCCTCCCTGGACCACGGAGCAGCaggagcagggtggaggtgaagggGGCCAGGCGGGAGACAAGTTCCAGTTTGAACTCACCCTGGAGGAGGAGGACTCTGAGGGTAcagagaaagatgaacagagccagggggatgaggaggaggaagaggatgtttTGGGGGAGTCGTCTCGGTCTCCGGTTGACTACTTTGACTGTCAGGACCCCGAGGAATCCATGGAGCCCACGTCATCCATAGCGATAATTACCCACGATGCATCACCCACAGACACTTAA